One window from the genome of Alkalihalobacillus sp. LMS6 encodes:
- a CDS encoding HdeD family acid-resistance protein, protein MQQTYLRTLLMVVAIAFFVLGFTALFLPATTLLTFTIGLGVIMLVSGIITTITYILDRNEIKRSGWVLADGILSFILGILILINAFVGIIAVIFFLAMWLIFSGVLRISGSLQLKEWDVNQWGWMMALGILNIVIGAITMFYAMFGGVEFFLFLALSFMVLGLNGISMYVLFRNFEIKRTGRNNEQIEVKEREE, encoded by the coding sequence ATGCAACAAACTTATTTACGTACATTACTCATGGTCGTTGCCATTGCTTTCTTTGTACTTGGTTTTACTGCTTTATTCTTACCAGCAACAACATTGCTCACGTTTACAATTGGGTTAGGTGTCATTATGCTCGTAAGCGGAATTATCACCACCATTACGTACATCCTTGACCGAAATGAGATTAAACGATCAGGGTGGGTGTTGGCAGATGGGATTTTATCCTTTATCTTAGGTATCCTCATCTTAATTAATGCCTTTGTCGGCATCATTGCTGTTATTTTCTTCTTAGCGATGTGGCTTATTTTTTCCGGCGTTCTTCGAATTTCAGGATCGCTTCAATTAAAAGAATGGGACGTTAATCAATGGGGTTGGATGATGGCTTTAGGTATTCTCAACATCGTCATCGGTGCCATCACCATGTTTTATGCGATGTTTGGCGGAGTCGAGTTCTTCCTATTCCTTGCGCTATCATTCATGGTACTTGGTCTTAACGGCATCTCTATGTACGTACTCTTTCGTAATTTTGAAATTAAGCGAACGGGACGAAACAACGAACAGATTGAGGTTAAAGAAAGAGAAGAATAA
- a CDS encoding GntR family transcriptional regulator yields MKTNKVSKREFAYRAIRKRIVDGRYGPGQRIVIDQLAKELGSSAIPVREAIHQLESEQLLNYVPNVGPVVRSFDHGRYKETLEAVAILEGYATRLAVPSLKEPELQHLVQLNEDMKQSLAQFDLQHVSQLNRTFHHFIYEHCPNALIVQSVEQYRERLNTIHQTSFLRNPKRAPYSLAEHDRLIELITSKQDETEIELFARQHKLNTLESFETKEKK; encoded by the coding sequence ATGAAAACGAATAAAGTAAGTAAACGTGAGTTCGCGTATCGAGCGATTAGAAAACGGATTGTAGACGGACGTTACGGCCCTGGTCAACGTATTGTCATTGATCAACTTGCAAAAGAATTAGGCTCTAGTGCTATCCCCGTTCGTGAAGCCATTCATCAACTAGAGTCTGAGCAATTACTTAATTATGTACCGAACGTCGGACCTGTTGTACGTTCTTTTGATCATGGACGCTATAAGGAAACGTTGGAGGCCGTTGCGATTCTTGAAGGATATGCTACACGATTAGCAGTTCCATCTTTAAAAGAGCCCGAGCTTCAACATCTCGTTCAACTGAACGAGGATATGAAACAATCATTGGCTCAATTCGACCTACAGCATGTCAGTCAATTGAACCGCACCTTTCATCACTTCATTTATGAACATTGCCCAAATGCATTAATTGTTCAAAGCGTTGAACAATACCGCGAACGACTAAATACCATTCATCAGACAAGCTTTTTGCGTAACCCTAAGCGTGCACCGTATTCTTTAGCAGAACACGATAGACTGATTGAATTAATCACGAGCAAACAGGATGAAACAGAAATTGAATTGTTTGCGCGGCAGCATAAGTTAAACACGCTCGAATCTTTTGAGACAAAAGAAAAAAAGTAA
- a CDS encoding spore germination protein, whose protein sequence is MALLTNRLKENVALIRQTFHNPNTIRSLNVMIGVDIDAELLYLPNTVDEQKIHLFLLEPIQQFVKESISYNQLGTLFKDGEPNEATTVEECVDGLLNGKAILLFNKDQAYLFNCSNWNVRSVEVPLSSSVYEGPASGLTEDISVNLNLLRNYYRSPNLVVDTLTIGSEAKKEISVLSVHNVSDPQLVEEVKKRLRDIKVSQAIINQLATDALEGKGMLFPRTMSIDRPDACAMALAAGRVIILVEGSPLALLAPSVFYHFFQNQDDYLSDFGKYGARPLRYFYFLTATFIPAIAVAIERFHLQDIPANLREQLAKTQDTLAPFPIELLFVILLMQLIMDGSYRLPGNAIFAVTFIGAMLISDVATEVNLFHPVTIVIIGICYITSFPVLHRGLLSPIFFIRISLVFLAHFLGFTGLFLGTTVLLLLTVQLHSVGVPYLYPLFPFQPDKWKDILFRPSLKEVINKPNPLPFNINQAKQDRKQNI, encoded by the coding sequence ATGGCCTTACTAACAAATCGTTTAAAAGAAAATGTAGCACTCATTCGTCAAACCTTTCACAACCCAAATACAATCCGATCGCTTAATGTGATGATTGGGGTAGACATTGACGCAGAGCTCCTCTATCTCCCGAATACAGTTGACGAACAAAAAATTCACCTGTTCTTACTAGAACCTATCCAACAATTTGTAAAAGAATCCATTTCCTATAATCAACTCGGTACACTTTTTAAAGATGGTGAGCCAAACGAAGCGACAACTGTAGAAGAATGTGTGGATGGCCTACTTAACGGTAAAGCGATTTTACTTTTTAATAAAGATCAAGCGTATCTTTTTAATTGTTCAAACTGGAATGTTCGAAGTGTTGAAGTTCCGTTAAGTAGTAGTGTTTATGAAGGTCCAGCTTCCGGTTTAACGGAGGATATTTCGGTTAATTTAAACTTATTGCGGAATTATTATCGCAGTCCGAATCTTGTGGTCGACACTTTAACGATTGGGTCAGAGGCAAAAAAAGAGATATCAGTCCTGTCTGTCCATAACGTATCCGATCCCCAACTCGTTGAGGAAGTAAAAAAGCGTTTACGCGATATTAAAGTGAGTCAAGCCATTATTAATCAATTAGCAACAGATGCATTAGAAGGAAAAGGGATGTTATTTCCGCGCACAATGTCCATTGATCGACCAGATGCCTGTGCTATGGCTCTTGCTGCGGGAAGGGTCATTATTCTTGTGGAAGGCTCTCCTTTAGCTCTACTCGCCCCTAGCGTGTTTTATCATTTTTTTCAAAATCAAGATGACTATCTGTCAGACTTCGGAAAATACGGGGCACGACCGTTACGCTATTTTTACTTTTTAACTGCAACGTTTATTCCTGCCATTGCAGTTGCGATTGAGCGGTTTCATTTACAGGATATCCCGGCTAATTTAAGGGAACAGTTAGCCAAAACCCAAGATACGTTAGCTCCTTTTCCCATTGAGTTATTGTTTGTCATTTTGCTTATGCAGCTCATTATGGATGGGTCTTACCGATTACCTGGAAATGCGATTTTTGCTGTGACATTTATCGGTGCTATGCTTATTAGTGACGTCGCTACCGAAGTAAACTTATTTCACCCAGTAACCATTGTTATTATCGGGATTTGTTATATTACAAGCTTCCCAGTACTGCATCGCGGACTGCTATCGCCTATTTTCTTCATTCGCATTTCCCTTGTTTTTCTTGCTCACTTCTTGGGATTTACTGGGCTATTTTTAGGCACAACCGTCCTTCTTCTTTTGACCGTGCAACTTCATTCAGTCGGCGTCCCATACTTATATCCACTCTTTCCTTTTCAGCCAGATAAATGGAAAGATATTTTGTTTAGACCAAGTTTAAAAGAAGTCATTAACAAACCAAACCCGCTTCCTTTTAACATCAATCAAGCAAAACAAGATCGAAAACAGAACATTTAA
- the hpaB gene encoding 4-hydroxyphenylacetate 3-monooxygenase, oxygenase component, protein MPAKTGQQYIDRLKKANNNVYIHGERIEDVTEHAATKNVVQSMARLYDRQYEKKEKMLYTSDQTGEQVGMTFLRPKTIEDLVKRREAIQEWARISGGMMGRSPDYLNAEVMAMGVSNELFAEDEQRFADNAKNYYDFAREQDISLTHTLIHPQVNREKAQHEQKDANVALHLVEKQKDGIIVDGIRLLATQGGITDEILVFPSTVKPAGEKDDPYSLAFAVPNNTPGLKFLSRESFDYGRSAWDHPLSSQFEEGDAIVSFENVFVPWDRVFVCGNSSICNRTFRDTNAVVHMSHQVVSKNVVKTEFLLGVVLKLMDAIGIDGFQHVKDKGTEIMLTLEAMKSHLYRAEQSAKLDKWGTMTPDFEALNAARNWYPRVYPRLNEILRVLGASGLMGIPTEADFHHSEIGPILHRGLQGKNLEGYEKVQLFRLAWDMTMSAFGSRQMHYEYYFFGDPVRMGMAYFDQFEKESYKGQVDEFLKSIPGVKPEMVGGA, encoded by the coding sequence ATGCCAGCAAAAACAGGCCAGCAATATATCGATCGATTGAAAAAAGCAAATAATAATGTCTACATTCATGGAGAGCGAATTGAAGACGTAACGGAGCACGCGGCAACGAAAAACGTCGTTCAATCTATGGCGCGACTATATGATCGTCAATACGAGAAAAAAGAGAAAATGTTGTACACGTCCGATCAAACAGGCGAGCAAGTCGGAATGACGTTTCTGCGACCAAAAACAATTGAAGATCTCGTGAAGCGTCGTGAAGCAATTCAGGAATGGGCACGCATTTCCGGAGGTATGATGGGGCGTTCACCTGATTACTTAAACGCTGAAGTAATGGCGATGGGTGTCTCCAATGAATTGTTTGCTGAAGATGAGCAACGGTTTGCAGATAACGCAAAAAATTACTATGACTTTGCTCGTGAACAGGACATTAGCTTAACTCATACACTCATTCATCCACAAGTAAATCGAGAAAAAGCACAACATGAGCAAAAAGATGCGAATGTTGCGCTCCATTTAGTTGAGAAGCAGAAAGATGGCATTATTGTTGATGGCATTCGTCTACTTGCTACTCAGGGCGGGATCACAGATGAAATTTTAGTCTTCCCCTCAACGGTTAAGCCAGCAGGTGAAAAAGATGATCCGTATTCCCTTGCGTTTGCCGTGCCGAACAATACACCAGGGCTTAAATTTCTAAGTCGTGAATCATTTGATTATGGGAGGAGCGCTTGGGATCATCCGCTGTCGTCACAGTTTGAAGAAGGAGACGCAATTGTCTCGTTTGAGAATGTATTTGTACCGTGGGATCGAGTCTTTGTTTGCGGAAATTCTTCCATTTGTAATCGAACGTTCCGCGATACAAATGCGGTTGTTCATATGTCTCATCAAGTTGTATCAAAAAACGTGGTCAAAACGGAGTTTCTATTAGGTGTTGTGCTTAAATTAATGGACGCGATTGGCATTGACGGATTCCAACATGTAAAAGACAAAGGAACCGAAATCATGTTAACCCTTGAAGCGATGAAATCACATCTTTATCGCGCGGAGCAAAGCGCAAAACTGGATAAGTGGGGGACGATGACACCTGATTTCGAAGCATTAAATGCAGCGCGTAACTGGTACCCGCGGGTTTATCCAAGGTTAAATGAAATTTTGCGTGTGCTAGGTGCGTCAGGATTAATGGGCATACCAACAGAAGCGGACTTCCATCATAGTGAGATCGGACCGATTTTACACAGAGGCTTACAAGGAAAGAACCTTGAAGGGTACGAAAAAGTACAATTATTCAGACTTGCTTGGGATATGACGATGAGCGCGTTTGGCAGTCGGCAGATGCACTATGAGTATTATTTCTTTGGTGATCCCGTTCGAATGGGAATGGCGTATTTTGATCAATTTGAAAAAGAGTCATACAAAGGGCAGGTTGACGAATTTTTAAAAAGCATACCTGGAGTAAAACCGGAAATGGTAGGGGGCGCTTAA
- the hpaD gene encoding 3,4-dihydroxyphenylacetate 2,3-dioxygenase, translating into MNEANIIRTGRAVLHVTDLEKARDFYIDSLGFIETESTETELYLRGLEEHNHHSLLLKEKNVAAVEVMSYKVYAESDLDVLHEQLTQEGLKPIWVEKGEQHAIGRTLRVQDHSGLPIEYYAEMDVVDRLLQRYDLYKGARVQRIDHFNNMVQDVEEAYGFYTEKLGFACSEYTATDEERIWAAWLHRKPSVHDVAFMNGVGPRLHHVGFWLSEPLALIHACDVLAAKGYAPSIERGPGRHGLSNAFFLYVRDPDGHRIELYNGDYLTSDPDFKPVRWSINDPMRGTFWGHEAPDSWFNEASIVLDVTTSQPVETKKPTIKQGKPQFVI; encoded by the coding sequence ATGAACGAAGCAAACATTATTCGAACCGGGCGAGCTGTACTGCATGTTACGGATTTAGAAAAGGCAAGAGATTTTTACATTGATAGTCTGGGGTTTATTGAAACAGAATCAACGGAAACAGAATTATACCTGCGTGGCTTAGAAGAACATAATCACCATTCGTTGCTGTTGAAAGAAAAAAATGTTGCAGCAGTAGAAGTAATGAGCTACAAAGTTTACGCTGAATCGGATTTAGACGTGCTTCATGAACAGTTGACACAAGAAGGGCTTAAACCGATTTGGGTGGAAAAAGGTGAACAGCATGCCATCGGAAGAACGTTGCGTGTGCAAGACCATTCAGGTTTACCCATTGAATATTATGCAGAAATGGATGTAGTGGATCGATTGCTGCAGCGCTACGATCTATACAAAGGCGCAAGGGTTCAGCGGATCGACCATTTTAACAACATGGTTCAGGATGTAGAAGAAGCGTATGGCTTTTATACAGAAAAATTAGGATTCGCTTGTTCGGAGTATACGGCAACAGATGAAGAGCGGATATGGGCGGCATGGCTACATCGTAAGCCATCTGTACATGATGTCGCGTTTATGAATGGGGTAGGGCCAAGGCTTCATCACGTTGGCTTTTGGTTGAGCGAACCACTTGCGCTCATTCATGCTTGTGATGTGCTAGCTGCAAAAGGCTATGCGCCTAGTATTGAGAGAGGGCCAGGTCGTCATGGGCTTTCGAATGCATTTTTCCTATACGTTCGTGATCCAGACGGACATCGAATTGAACTATACAATGGTGATTATTTAACAAGTGATCCCGATTTCAAGCCAGTACGTTGGAGCATCAATGATCCAATGCGTGGAACGTTCTGGGGTCATGAAGCACCTGATAGCTGGTTTAATGAAGCATCAATCGTGTTAGATGTGACAACAAGTCAACCGGTGGAGACAAAGAAGCCAACGATTAAACAAGGAAAGCCACAATTTGTGATTTAA
- the ectA gene encoding diaminobutyrate acetyltransferase — MEQSSVLTLQKPTVEDGAAMWELAETSTLDSNSVYKYIMMCEYFDETCIVAREGDEVVGFITAFIPPKQPDTLFIWQVGVAESQRGKGLALDLLERLIERDVCRDVRYVEATVTPSNKASQSLFKKLARSQGTACNISDCFGEELFPGDNHEEEKTFRIGPIKG, encoded by the coding sequence ATGGAACAGTCATCAGTATTGACTCTGCAAAAACCAACTGTTGAAGATGGTGCTGCGATGTGGGAACTAGCTGAAACATCGACATTGGATTCAAACTCCGTTTACAAGTACATTATGATGTGCGAATATTTTGACGAAACGTGTATTGTTGCACGTGAAGGTGACGAAGTTGTTGGTTTTATTACCGCATTTATTCCGCCAAAGCAGCCGGATACACTGTTTATTTGGCAAGTTGGGGTAGCAGAATCCCAAAGAGGTAAAGGACTTGCTTTAGATCTATTGGAGCGTCTCATTGAGCGTGATGTTTGTAGAGACGTTAGATATGTAGAAGCAACCGTTACACCTTCTAATAAAGCCTCTCAATCACTATTCAAGAAGCTTGCTCGTAGCCAAGGCACAGCTTGCAACATTTCTGATTGTTTTGGAGAAGAACTATTTCCTGGTGATAACCATGAAGAAGAAAAAACGTTTCGCATTGGACCGATTAAAGGTTAA
- a CDS encoding ectoine synthase, whose product MKVVKLEDILNTERDVDGGNWRSQRIVVEKDGMGYSLHDTQIRAGTETHLWYKHHLESVYIIEGEGEIETIKDGKIWPVKKFECYVLDEHDEHYLRATTDMRMVCVFNPPTTGEEIHDEDGAYRLPEHMQK is encoded by the coding sequence ATGAAAGTTGTAAAACTAGAAGATATTTTAAATACAGAACGCGATGTTGACGGTGGTAACTGGAGAAGTCAAAGAATTGTTGTAGAAAAAGATGGAATGGGTTATTCGCTACACGATACGCAGATTCGTGCAGGTACGGAAACACATCTTTGGTATAAACATCACCTTGAATCGGTTTATATCATTGAAGGTGAAGGTGAAATTGAAACCATTAAAGACGGGAAGATTTGGCCTGTGAAAAAATTTGAGTGCTACGTCTTAGACGAGCACGATGAGCATTATTTACGTGCTACAACGGATATGCGCATGGTTTGTGTATTTAATCCGCCAACTACTGGAGAAGAAATTCATGATGAAGACGGTGCATACCGTTTACCAGAGCATATGCAAAAATAA
- a CDS encoding flavin reductase family protein produces the protein MDDRLFRTTMSKFATGVTVITTEIDGEFRGMTANAFMSVSLDPKLILISVGNQAKMKGYIDQAGMFAVNVLSHEQENVSKQFAGQIKDDRAATFSTFAGLPVINDALASVACDVYDTTVQGDHTLYIGKVRDVVVTDADPLTFYSGKYGMISSGESVPRS, from the coding sequence ATGGATGATCGTTTATTTCGCACAACCATGAGCAAGTTTGCGACTGGTGTGACGGTTATTACAACGGAAATTGATGGCGAATTTCGTGGGATGACAGCGAATGCGTTTATGTCGGTCTCCCTTGATCCAAAGCTCATCTTAATATCAGTCGGAAATCAAGCGAAGATGAAAGGCTACATTGATCAAGCAGGGATGTTTGCGGTGAACGTCTTATCTCATGAACAGGAAAATGTATCAAAACAGTTCGCTGGACAAATAAAAGATGATCGTGCCGCTACGTTTTCAACGTTTGCTGGCTTACCGGTAATTAACGATGCCCTAGCAAGTGTGGCGTGTGACGTCTATGACACAACGGTTCAAGGAGATCATACGTTATACATTGGAAAAGTGAGAGATGTCGTTGTGACAGATGCGGACCCTCTAACGTTTTATTCGGGTAAGTATGGGATGATTTCCTCTGGTGAGAGCGTTCCCCGTTCTTGA
- the ectB gene encoding diaminobutyrate--2-oxoglutarate transaminase yields MNKTDMKIFEERESEVRSYCRSFPTVFTKAKGSTMWDEEGNEYIDFFAGAGALNYGHNDENMKKALVDYIMSDGMTHSLDMATTPKANFLSAFNETILKPRGLDYKVMFPGPTGTNTVEAALKLARKVTGRTDIISFTNGFHGMTIGSLSVTGNAFKRKGAGIPLTNVVTMPYDNFLTEELDTLDYLEQFLTEGGSGVDIPAAVILETVQGEGGVNAARTEWLQRLERICKEHDILMIIDDVQAGIGRTGSFFSFEEAGLKPDIVCLSKSIGGYGLPLALTLFKPELDIWDPGEHNGTFRGNNHAFVTATVALDYWKSPDFQESIQRKAELVKQFLTTIVEKYPELNGTVKGRGLMMGIGCGEPAIAGKIAAEAFSRGLIMETAGFEDEVFKLFPAVTIPEDKLKAGLAIIEESVRASLGVKEPILN; encoded by the coding sequence GTGAATAAAACAGATATGAAGATTTTTGAAGAAAGAGAATCTGAGGTAAGAAGCTATTGTAGAAGCTTCCCGACTGTATTTACGAAAGCTAAAGGTTCGACAATGTGGGATGAAGAAGGCAACGAATACATTGATTTCTTTGCAGGTGCTGGGGCACTCAATTATGGTCATAATGATGAAAATATGAAAAAAGCGCTTGTTGATTACATTATGAGTGATGGCATGACTCACTCTCTTGATATGGCGACTACCCCGAAAGCAAACTTCTTATCAGCTTTCAATGAAACGATTTTAAAGCCAAGAGGGTTAGACTATAAAGTTATGTTTCCAGGACCAACCGGAACAAATACAGTAGAAGCTGCGTTAAAGCTTGCGCGTAAAGTAACAGGCCGAACAGATATTATTAGCTTTACGAATGGTTTCCACGGAATGACGATAGGCTCACTTTCAGTCACAGGTAATGCGTTTAAGCGAAAAGGCGCAGGTATTCCACTAACTAATGTTGTAACGATGCCGTATGACAATTTTCTTACGGAAGAACTAGATACACTTGACTATCTCGAACAATTCCTCACTGAAGGTGGTTCAGGAGTTGATATCCCAGCAGCAGTTATTCTTGAAACCGTCCAAGGTGAAGGTGGCGTCAACGCTGCGCGTACGGAATGGTTACAGCGATTAGAGCGTATTTGTAAAGAGCACGATATCTTGATGATTATTGACGATGTGCAAGCAGGAATTGGACGGACTGGTTCTTTCTTTAGCTTTGAAGAAGCTGGATTGAAGCCGGATATTGTCTGTTTATCAAAATCGATTGGCGGATATGGTCTGCCATTAGCCTTAACATTGTTTAAACCAGAGCTAGACATCTGGGATCCAGGTGAGCATAACGGGACGTTTAGAGGGAACAATCATGCATTTGTTACGGCAACTGTTGCATTAGATTACTGGAAATCACCAGATTTTCAAGAATCAATTCAGAGAAAAGCCGAGCTTGTAAAACAATTCCTAACTACGATTGTTGAAAAATACCCAGAATTAAATGGAACCGTAAAAGGCAGAGGGTTAATGATGGGAATAGGGTGTGGAGAGCCGGCTATAGCAGGGAAAATTGCGGCTGAAGCATTCTCAAGAGGACTCATTATGGAAACAGCAGGTTTTGAAGATGAAGTGTTTAAATTGTTCCCAGCGGTGACCATCCCTGAGGACAAGTTAAAAGCAGGTCTCGCTATTATTGAAGAGAGCGTGCGAGCGTCTCTAGGTGTTAAAGAACCGATTCTAAATTAA
- a CDS encoding DinB family protein: protein MSTREFILIQLGVIHDQQGWFVPLNHAVKDITPEQAAWTSSDQSNSIWGIVEHLIFYNERYLDRFQKISVHREPVDSIADTFNISNQRSWPEAAAYLNELMLKWRDAVKEAKPEDFTEAMTDLTHLTLHNAYHIGQIVSIRKQQGSWRTDLGVT, encoded by the coding sequence TTGAGTACGCGAGAGTTCATTCTTATTCAGCTCGGTGTCATTCATGATCAACAAGGCTGGTTCGTCCCGTTAAACCATGCCGTTAAAGACATCACACCTGAACAAGCAGCCTGGACAAGTTCAGATCAATCAAATAGTATTTGGGGGATTGTGGAGCATCTAATTTTTTATAATGAGCGCTACTTAGATCGATTTCAAAAGATATCTGTACACCGTGAGCCTGTTGACTCCATAGCGGATACGTTCAACATAAGTAATCAACGTTCATGGCCTGAAGCGGCAGCTTATTTGAATGAATTAATGCTTAAGTGGCGTGATGCCGTCAAGGAAGCAAAACCAGAAGATTTTACTGAGGCGATGACTGATCTTACCCACCTCACACTTCATAATGCGTACCACATTGGTCAAATTGTCAGTATTCGAAAACAACAAGGAAGTTGGCGTACAGACTTAGGCGTCACGTAA
- a CDS encoding DNA-3-methyladenine glycosylase produces the protein MQIPIQEPFDFKDAVTSHGWWMLAPSHWDAEKESFYRPLVLETNKIVVAKISMDGMNLSVDVNTNLTEFEQTEVRNQVSWMFRLDEAFQPFYTLCETYQELAFLQEHKRGRLLRSPSLFEDMIKVLFTTNTRWQQTIQMSELLTSQLGDRTNGFGRTFYTFPSPETILDAGESFLQKYVRVGYRSRYILDAAEKILNQPERYLHTASADVFNEIKGVGPYARNSLAMIIGRYDGVPVDSEYKRHVIQTYFQGVAPSKKELESVYDKWGDYKYLAYWFDYNQK, from the coding sequence ATGCAAATCCCGATTCAAGAGCCATTTGATTTTAAAGATGCGGTTACTTCTCATGGTTGGTGGATGTTAGCGCCCAGTCACTGGGATGCAGAAAAAGAATCGTTTTATCGACCGCTTGTGTTAGAAACAAACAAAATTGTCGTCGCGAAAATTTCAATGGACGGTATGAATTTGTCCGTTGACGTCAACACCAATTTGACTGAATTTGAACAAACAGAGGTAAGGAATCAAGTGAGCTGGATGTTTCGCTTAGACGAAGCGTTCCAACCTTTCTATACACTGTGTGAAACTTATCAAGAATTAGCGTTTCTACAAGAGCATAAACGAGGACGGTTGCTCCGCTCTCCTTCGTTATTTGAGGATATGATAAAGGTTCTCTTTACAACAAATACGCGCTGGCAGCAAACGATCCAGATGAGCGAACTGTTGACGAGTCAATTAGGCGATCGCACAAATGGGTTTGGTCGAACGTTCTATACGTTTCCATCCCCTGAGACGATCTTAGATGCAGGCGAATCATTTTTGCAGAAATATGTACGAGTTGGTTACCGCAGTCGCTACATTCTTGATGCGGCGGAAAAAATACTCAACCAGCCCGAACGCTACCTCCATACGGCTTCAGCTGACGTGTTTAATGAAATCAAAGGTGTCGGCCCCTATGCACGAAATTCTCTAGCCATGATTATTGGTCGGTATGACGGCGTTCCAGTAGATTCTGAATACAAAAGACATGTCATTCAAACTTATTTTCAAGGCGTAGCGCCTTCAAAAAAAGAATTAGAAAGCGTATACGACAAATGGGGCGACTACAAATATTTAGCGTATTGGTTTGATTACAACCAAAAATGA
- a CDS encoding glycerophosphodiester phosphodiesterase family protein encodes MTAIYGHRGAMGIYPENTLPSFQEALANGVEGIELDVQLTKDNQFVVLHDPTVDRTTNGTGHVNEMSLEEVKRLSAGESFTHLKKYNESWMTITIPTLEEALMMMASYQIEVNIELKPNLSEKKGVEKALLDAVQPFTNDVTINFSSFHLPLLQRMRQVNEKVELAWLVKFDVPYPVDYLNTYHIDLFHISKKIALAEHSSFEKARMLQQSRVWTVNDEEEMKALIQKGVKAIMTDYPKVALDLRKQLAL; translated from the coding sequence TTGACAGCCATCTATGGACATCGTGGAGCAATGGGGATCTATCCAGAAAACACGCTACCTAGCTTTCAAGAAGCATTGGCAAATGGTGTGGAGGGCATTGAATTAGACGTTCAATTAACGAAAGATAATCAGTTTGTCGTGTTACACGATCCAACCGTTGACCGAACAACGAATGGCACAGGTCATGTGAATGAGATGTCACTCGAAGAAGTAAAGCGTCTTAGTGCAGGAGAGTCGTTCACGCATTTAAAGAAGTATAATGAGAGTTGGATGACGATTACTATACCAACTTTGGAAGAAGCGCTCATGATGATGGCATCTTATCAGATTGAAGTAAATATTGAACTAAAGCCGAACCTTTCCGAAAAAAAGGGAGTGGAGAAAGCGTTACTGGACGCTGTGCAACCATTTACAAATGATGTAACGATTAACTTTTCTTCGTTTCATCTACCTTTATTGCAACGGATGCGCCAAGTAAACGAGAAGGTAGAACTTGCTTGGTTAGTAAAGTTTGACGTTCCTTATCCAGTCGATTATTTGAATACGTATCACATTGATTTGTTTCACATCTCAAAAAAAATAGCACTTGCTGAACACTCTTCGTTTGAAAAAGCGAGGATGCTGCAGCAATCGCGGGTGTGGACAGTAAATGATGAAGAAGAGATGAAGGCACTCATACAAAAAGGCGTTAAAGCCATCATGACAGATTACCCAAAAGTCGCTCTCGATTTAAGAAAGCAGCTAGCTCTGTGA